A single window of Nomascus leucogenys isolate Asia chromosome 18, Asia_NLE_v1, whole genome shotgun sequence DNA harbors:
- the PRM1 gene encoding sperm protamine P1, producing MARYRCCRSQSRSRCYRRGQRSRRRRRRSCQTRRRAMRCCRPRYRLRRRRH from the exons ATGGCCAGGTACAGATGCTGTCGCAGCCAGAGCCGGAGCAGATGTTACCGCCGGGGACAAAGAAGTCGCAGACGAAGGAGGCGGAGCTGCCAGACACGGAGGAGAGCCATGA GGTGCTGCCGCCCCAGGTACAGGCTGAGACGTAGAAGACACTAA